A window of Fimbriimonadaceae bacterium contains these coding sequences:
- a CDS encoding ATP-dependent Clp protease adaptor ClpS, which translates to MDRLNLFAMAGAGVIEKPEVQPTDGDTKGEGWLVTVYNNDVNTYEEVMVILMVATHCSADEAYMEAWEIDHLGASVVHQADEDECRTVAEVIATIGIRVEVSQQP; encoded by the coding sequence ATGGACCGACTGAATCTCTTCGCGATGGCGGGCGCGGGCGTGATCGAGAAGCCCGAGGTCCAGCCGACGGACGGCGACACGAAAGGCGAGGGCTGGCTCGTGACCGTCTACAACAACGACGTGAACACGTACGAGGAGGTCATGGTCATCCTCATGGTCGCCACGCACTGCTCAGCGGACGAGGCGTACATGGAGGCCTGGGAGATCGACCACCTCGGCGCATCGGTGGTGCATCAGGCGGACGAGGACGAGTGCCGCACCGTGGCCGAAGTGATCGCCACGATCGGAATCCGAGTCGAAGTGAGCCAGCAACCGTAG
- a CDS encoding J domain-containing protein → MSTGKRAYDLLRGYVHREWERIQGVAESDAERELEESVRAPAPERSAPAEPRTPVERNARARKLLGVGPKASFGEIRKQFERLDKRCDPENFPAGSAERREAAELQRLARWAYQVLGEDVDATEKRFRSLEIEP, encoded by the coding sequence ATGAGTACGGGCAAGCGAGCCTACGACCTGTTGCGGGGCTACGTGCACCGCGAGTGGGAGCGCATCCAGGGAGTTGCGGAGTCGGACGCCGAGCGCGAGCTCGAGGAGTCCGTGCGGGCGCCTGCGCCCGAACGCTCCGCGCCGGCCGAACCGCGCACCCCGGTCGAGCGGAACGCGCGCGCCCGCAAGTTGCTCGGGGTGGGACCGAAGGCCTCGTTCGGCGAGATCCGCAAGCAATTCGAGAGGCTCGACAAGCGATGCGATCCCGAGAACTTCCCGGCGGGCTCCGCCGAACGTCGGGAGGCCGCGGAGCTGCAGCGGCTTGCCCGTTGGGCGTACCAGGTGCTTGGCGAGGACGTGGACGCGACGGAGAAACGCTTCCGCTCGCTCGAAATCGAGCCGTAG
- the hisS gene encoding histidine--tRNA ligase gives MRFQAPRGTEDVLPGDSYRRRRLENEFLALAERYGYREIRTPVFEDTELFVRSSGETSDIVTKQMYTFLDKGDRSLTLKPEGTAPAMRAVIEHNLCPPGSVARLSYVTQIFRYERPQKGRLRQAHQVGLELVGSEAPEADAEVIELTVRFYERLGLEATVLLNSLGRETCRAAYREALLAFAKPLLQDLPEEVRARAEANPLRLMDSKDPKMIAAMAEAPTIETCWEPEARERHERVVALLDEAGVRHAFEPALVRGLDYYTETVFEVQSEAIGAQSALCGGGRYDGLVKELGGPATPAVGVAMGIERALLAMEAAGVCWSEPGADAFAIAMPGCEGALRDQVRALRADGIRVLVDLEARSFNAQLRQAGKSGARFAMILGDDELASGTATLRDLASGEQRQVPFDEVARTLRETIG, from the coding sequence ATGCGATTTCAGGCCCCCCGCGGCACCGAGGACGTGCTCCCGGGCGACTCTTACCGACGCCGGCGTCTGGAAAACGAGTTCCTGGCGTTGGCGGAACGGTACGGCTATCGCGAGATTCGAACGCCCGTCTTCGAGGACACCGAGCTGTTCGTGCGCAGTTCTGGCGAGACGAGCGACATCGTCACCAAGCAGATGTACACGTTCCTCGACAAGGGGGACCGCAGCCTCACCCTCAAGCCCGAAGGCACGGCGCCGGCGATGCGGGCCGTGATCGAGCACAACCTGTGTCCCCCCGGGTCGGTGGCCCGCCTCTCCTACGTGACGCAGATCTTTCGGTACGAACGGCCGCAGAAGGGCCGGTTGCGGCAGGCGCACCAGGTGGGCCTCGAACTGGTCGGCAGCGAGGCGCCGGAGGCCGACGCAGAGGTGATCGAACTCACGGTTCGCTTCTACGAGCGACTGGGGCTCGAAGCCACGGTGCTCCTCAATTCGCTGGGCCGCGAAACGTGCCGCGCAGCGTACCGAGAAGCGCTGCTTGCCTTCGCCAAGCCTCTCTTGCAGGACCTTCCCGAAGAGGTTCGGGCGCGTGCCGAAGCCAATCCGTTGCGGCTGATGGACAGCAAGGACCCGAAGATGATCGCCGCGATGGCCGAGGCCCCGACGATCGAGACGTGTTGGGAGCCCGAGGCGCGCGAACGCCACGAGCGGGTGGTGGCGTTGCTCGACGAAGCGGGCGTGCGCCACGCGTTCGAGCCCGCCCTCGTCCGGGGGTTGGACTACTACACCGAGACCGTCTTCGAAGTGCAATCCGAGGCGATCGGGGCGCAGAGCGCGCTTTGCGGCGGCGGACGCTACGACGGCCTCGTCAAGGAGCTCGGAGGGCCCGCCACGCCCGCGGTAGGCGTGGCGATGGGGATCGAACGCGCGCTTCTGGCGATGGAGGCCGCGGGGGTTTGCTGGAGCGAACCCGGAGCCGACGCCTTCGCGATCGCGATGCCGGGGTGCGAGGGCGCGCTGCGCGACCAGGTGCGCGCGCTTCGTGCCGACGGGATCCGGGTGCTGGTGGACCTGGAGGCACGCAGCTTCAACGCGCAGCTTCGGCAGGCGGGGAAGAGCGGGGCCCGGTTCGCGATGATCCTGGGTGACGACGAGTTGGCCAGCGGGACAGCGACGTTGCGCGACCTCGCCTCGGGCGAGCAGCGGCAAGTTCCGTTCGACGAGGTGGCGCGGACGCTTCGGGAGACGATCGGTTGA
- a CDS encoding A/G-specific adenine glycosylase yields the protein MIREQDRKALLAWYDANGRDLPWRRTREPYPVWVSEVMLQQTQIATALPYYERWMRRFPTVEALAAADEQDVLALWQGLGYYRRCRYLLNGARYIVALGLPTSAQGWLTVPGVGRYTAGAIASICFGECAAVVDGNVERVFARTTACGETGPTLYRHAWEWAERNLDPHRPGDWNQALMELGATVCTPSKPRCEGCPLEPSCAARQSWRVEQFPVARTTPSVRLRTHVCWVPFESGAFGVCQVPAGEWWEGMWEFPREDATDDRAAAEAQLRERVGAGWTESLGEFRHTVTRHRVVLEASLVRCDARAQALRWVTRSELEALAMPAPQRKTLRRALALLGLD from the coding sequence TTGATTCGCGAGCAAGACCGGAAAGCCCTCCTCGCCTGGTACGACGCCAACGGTCGAGACCTCCCCTGGCGCCGGACGCGCGAGCCGTACCCGGTGTGGGTGAGCGAGGTGATGCTGCAGCAGACGCAGATCGCAACGGCGCTTCCCTATTACGAGCGATGGATGCGCCGGTTCCCCACCGTGGAAGCGTTGGCCGCCGCGGACGAGCAGGACGTGTTGGCGCTGTGGCAGGGTCTCGGATACTACCGCCGTTGCCGCTATCTCTTGAACGGGGCTCGCTATATCGTCGCGCTGGGACTCCCGACCAGCGCGCAGGGTTGGCTCACGGTGCCCGGGGTTGGGCGCTACACGGCCGGGGCGATCGCCTCGATCTGCTTTGGAGAGTGCGCGGCCGTCGTCGATGGGAACGTCGAACGCGTGTTCGCGCGAACGACGGCGTGCGGCGAGACGGGGCCGACCCTCTATCGGCACGCGTGGGAGTGGGCGGAACGCAATCTCGACCCCCATCGGCCCGGAGATTGGAACCAGGCGCTCATGGAGCTGGGCGCGACGGTGTGCACACCCTCCAAACCCCGGTGCGAGGGTTGTCCGCTCGAACCCTCCTGTGCGGCGCGCCAATCATGGCGCGTCGAGCAGTTCCCCGTGGCCCGAACAACCCCCAGCGTGCGGCTTCGTACCCACGTTTGCTGGGTGCCATTCGAGTCCGGAGCCTTCGGCGTCTGCCAGGTGCCTGCGGGCGAGTGGTGGGAGGGCATGTGGGAGTTCCCGCGCGAGGACGCGACCGACGATCGCGCCGCGGCCGAGGCGCAGTTGCGCGAACGGGTCGGCGCAGGGTGGACGGAGAGCCTGGGCGAGTTCCGCCATACGGTGACGCGCCACCGCGTCGTGCTCGAGGCATCGCTCGTGCGCTGCGACGCCCGTGCGCAAGCGCTGCGCTGGGTGACGCGGAGCGAGTTGGAGGCGCTGGCGATGCCCGCGCCGCAGCGCAAGACCCTTCGGCGTGCACTGGCGCTGCTCGGCCTCGACTGA
- a CDS encoding DNA photolyase family protein, which yields MPPTTILWFRNDLRLADHPALEAALQPRGPIVPVFVAPFASADRWAPGAASNWWLHHSLKRLDQALRGRGSRLVLRSGDPSRELVALARETGASHVLCSRRSEPGERAAEDAVREALALNGVALESFQSGLLFEPGTIATAEGQPYRVFTPFWRACLAKGLPAAGADEPETIPCPKSWPGSLALDDLELMPRTRWDAGLHEAWEPGRQGAMQALEAFLGGPLDTYAEERNRPDLPGTSRLSPHLHFGEIGVREVVAACSERDAQVFLSEIGWREFAHHLLWHFPNTPEVPLRHEFARFPWRDDDAAFQAWRKGQTGFPFVDAAMRELWSTGWMHNRARMVVASFLVKDLLIPWQRGAEWFWDTLVDADLANNTLGWQWTAGCGADAAPYFRVFNPTTQGEKFDPSGAYVRRWVPELAPMPDTWIHRPHEAPEEVLRGAAVQLGQTYPLPIVDHPQARRDALDAYEDIRRSTGAG from the coding sequence ATGCCGCCGACGACAATCCTCTGGTTTCGGAACGACCTGCGCCTTGCGGATCACCCCGCGCTCGAAGCGGCGCTGCAACCGCGTGGGCCGATCGTTCCGGTGTTCGTCGCCCCGTTCGCGTCGGCAGACAGGTGGGCGCCCGGCGCCGCTTCGAACTGGTGGCTCCACCACTCGTTGAAGCGTCTGGACCAAGCGCTGCGCGGACGCGGTTCCCGTCTGGTGCTTCGCTCCGGCGACCCTTCGCGCGAACTGGTCGCCCTGGCTCGGGAGACGGGGGCAAGCCACGTCCTCTGTTCGCGCCGATCCGAACCCGGGGAACGAGCGGCGGAAGATGCCGTCCGCGAGGCGCTTGCCCTGAACGGCGTGGCGCTGGAGTCGTTCCAATCGGGCTTGCTCTTCGAACCGGGAACGATCGCCACCGCCGAGGGCCAGCCCTACCGCGTATTCACTCCGTTTTGGAGAGCGTGCCTGGCGAAGGGCTTGCCCGCCGCGGGAGCCGACGAGCCCGAGACGATTCCCTGCCCGAAATCCTGGCCAGGGAGTTTGGCCCTTGACGATCTCGAATTGATGCCGCGCACGCGTTGGGATGCGGGACTGCACGAGGCCTGGGAACCCGGGCGTCAGGGCGCGATGCAGGCGCTGGAAGCCTTCCTCGGCGGTCCCCTCGACACGTATGCCGAGGAGCGGAACCGACCCGACCTCCCCGGCACATCCCGCCTTTCGCCGCACCTGCACTTCGGGGAGATCGGCGTGCGGGAGGTCGTGGCCGCGTGCTCGGAACGGGACGCCCAGGTCTTCCTTTCCGAGATCGGTTGGCGCGAGTTCGCCCACCACCTTCTCTGGCACTTCCCGAACACGCCCGAAGTGCCCCTCCGACACGAGTTCGCGCGCTTTCCCTGGCGCGACGACGACGCGGCCTTTCAGGCGTGGCGGAAGGGACAGACCGGCTTTCCCTTCGTCGACGCGGCGATGCGCGAACTGTGGTCTACCGGGTGGATGCACAACCGGGCCCGAATGGTCGTGGCGTCGTTCCTGGTCAAGGACCTCCTCATCCCCTGGCAGCGGGGCGCGGAGTGGTTCTGGGACACGTTGGTTGACGCCGACCTGGCGAACAACACGTTGGGATGGCAGTGGACCGCGGGATGCGGCGCGGACGCGGCGCCCTACTTCCGCGTGTTCAACCCGACGACCCAGGGGGAGAAGTTCGACCCGAGCGGCGCGTATGTGCGGCGCTGGGTGCCTGAACTGGCGCCCATGCCCGACACCTGGATCCACCGCCCCCATGAGGCGCCGGAGGAGGTTCTCCGAGGAGCGGCCGTCCAACTCGGCCAAACCTACCCGCTCCCGATTGTGGACCACCCCCAAGCCCGCCGCGACGCCCTGGACGCCTACGAGGACATCCGAAGAAGCACGGGAGCCGGATAA
- a CDS encoding ATP-dependent Clp protease adaptor ClpS produces MVVIHNNDHNSFDEVIDALIRATGCGVEEASIEAWEAHHYGKAPVHFAEQQECSTAAVVIARVGIVTEVVPEWTD; encoded by the coding sequence ATGGTGGTCATCCACAACAACGACCACAACTCGTTCGACGAAGTGATCGACGCCCTGATTCGGGCGACGGGCTGCGGAGTCGAGGAAGCGTCGATCGAGGCGTGGGAAGCGCACCACTACGGCAAAGCCCCCGTTCATTTCGCCGAGCAGCAGGAGTGCTCGACCGCCGCGGTGGTCATCGCGCGGGTCGGAATCGTGACGGAGGTTGTGCCGGAATGGACCGACTGA